In the Penaeus chinensis breed Huanghai No. 1 chromosome 31, ASM1920278v2, whole genome shotgun sequence genome, one interval contains:
- the LOC125041909 gene encoding histone deacetylase 6-like isoform X4 — translation MTEDKENVLQPQRKNSGKGARARRRGSVPAGAGGAKEGEGETGKPRRLAGIRPRISIEELRNAYKRQASTPQEEILPMFDPMAKAQESKGVTRGRTGLVYDERMAEHRCLWDANYPECPERLTHTLERCRQLGLIERCEPILPRTATEDEILKSHSRSHLYLLWSTKDEKNKEKLENISSHFDSIYIHPETYDLALLAAGSTVDLVDAIMAGKIQNGMALIRPPGHHAMKTEFCGYCFFNNVALAAQVALEKHKLSRILIVDWDVHHGQGTQQMFYEDPRVLYFSIHRYENGTFWPELRESDYDNVGAGRGRGFNFNVPLNKTQMKNEDYLAVLHQVLLPVAYEFDPELVLVSSGYDAAVGDEKGEMEITPAFYAHLTSSLMALANGRVAVIFEGGYCLESLAEGAALTLSALLGDPCPKLLDPILKPSLSMCESLLNLIYVQRPYWKCFQYQGSFSVHEKTNGDTGERHIPTLSYLGNATKPLQYETRNCYPVQSEEVKEKIRLQLARLKQDKPPQMFENNRLCLVYDEAMSNHHSLSEKEHPERPERTERIWKSLKQFGIIERATILQSRYATQQELELIHTQEHVNLMTSTSALSEKELLNMQDNYKSIYLHPKSNEAALLAAGSLLQVIDDVCNNKSLSGIGVIRPPGHHAEQDHPHGFCLYNNVAIAAKYAITHHGCERVLILDWDVHHGNGVQHAFVADPKVLYISIHRYDHGLFFPSSEDANYDQVGSGEGEGYTVNIPWNKSGMGDAEYMSAMLQVVMPIAYQYDPQLVLVSAGFDAARGDPLGGCRVTPECYGHMTRLLSSLAGGRMVLALEGGYNLSSISYCMTMCAKALLGDPLPSLESGLVPNKNAVQSISDTIRTHKKYWTALSFQVDLPVEDVLCQGFGGGAQPVESGASGSEVSSTNVSPVSTPSTASPPYVSAPSSPDKTWKNGNCMENGASPQLECSSERTKFDSDKMNIDVTPIPELQRSVRSRVKSEKAASASVAEQRDVKAGGMQKQFGSEGSSRMSRRKVGDQGGSGENANHTSTPIRPSRPVKNVGLMLRAAASCAGIVKGATAIVSNENTCDACYKATTLDSGSINGILKQCKELKLLHACTIIEPRPASEEEILSVHTRETLEGHVQKGTCSKSPCSGDPALSAAGSFVELISEVVQGNVLNGLALVQVSDHTSSGNQKISNNYIDNLAVGTQYALDTIGLQRVLIVNWNAQNGYNTQNLFYSDPRVLMFSVNLTDDQSATKGSVDRRGENKGLGYTFDLSLNRDSQSKNFTQGDYLTILHQVILPVAYEFCPELVLLAIGNDLVHQSPAVSPLIYSHITQMLMPLAQGHLAVMLEVGNAKEITKDIATATLSALLDKAVELLPVIYENTSEVQDSVVNMINVQAATWKSLKQHAQNSCINTKKQANASSTLLCDEQQIIAKAFEGCATIPTHTLCLAYDEGMMEHFSYDDETHPERPERISCIFQRLQEFGIVGRCHQVKTRLASAAELETVHSPKHIKFMSSLHSKKPKELQGMQNSFESIFFHRQSNNAALLASGSLLEVVNSVLRGESRRGLAVIRPPGHHAEKNVPCGFCIYNNVAVAAKHAIGAHGLSRVLIVDWDVHHGNGIQHMFEDDPQVLYVSIHRYDNGMFFPGSPDANYNRAGTKKGKGYNVNIPWNKGGMGDGDYMAAMAEVILPIAYQFNPELVLVSAGFDAAVGDPLGGCRVSPECYGHMTKLLSCLAGGRVIIALEGGYNLNSISYCMTMCAKALLGDPLIPLSQGLAACPSACETLSNVVSVHQKFWSALDLKSKGMSPSSRKSKKTTKQSPSVDLVHRSPETPDGKTGLDELTSTLSQMSLGKEGKGAKSMEVVDVKMEEEDGAVGGTCATSDEGLNTFLLTELSGAESMYAVVPLQWCPHLESVNPVPNNSLDAFSPCEECKDLAENWVCLTCYKVMCGRFVNEHMLMHGVTQEHYMVLSYADLSVWCYSCDSYIHHEILQEAKRAAHISKFGEDIPGS, via the exons ATGACGGAGGACAAGGAAAATGTTCTCCAACCCCAAAGGAAGAACTCAGGAAAGGGAGCCAGGGCCCGGCGCCGTGGGAGTGTCCCGGCAGGAGCCGGCGGAgccaaagagggggagggggagacag GGAAACCTCGCCGTTTGGCAGGGATTAGACCAAGAATCTCCATTGAAGAACTGAGAAATGCATACAAACGGCAAGCTTCCACACCTCAGGAGGAAATATTACCAATGTTCGATCCCATGGCCAAG GCCCAGGAGAGCAAAGGAGTCACCCGTGGGAGGACTGGTCTGGTCTATGATGAACGCATGGCCGAGCACCGATGCCTGTGGGATGCCAACTATCCTGAATGTCCTGAGAGACTGACACACACCCTGGAAAG ATGTCGTCAGCTGGGATTAATCGAGCGTTGTGAACCTATATTGCCAAGAACAGCGACTGAAGATGAGATCCTGAAAAGTCATTCTCGGTCACATCTCTACCTCTTGTGGAGTACGAAGGatgagaagaacaaggaaaaactGGAAAACATCTCTTCGCACTTTGACTCGATATATATTCATCCA GAAACCTATGATCTTGCACTCTTGGCAGCTGGGAGCACCGTAGATCTAGTAGATGCAATAATGGCTGGAAAGATTCAGAATGGAATGGCTCTTATTAG ACCTCCAGGACATCATGCAATGAAGACAGAGTTTTGTGGATATTGTTTCTTTAACAACGTGGCCCTGGCAGCTCAGGTGGCCTTGGAGAAACACAAGCTGTCACGTATTCTAATTGTGGATTGGGACGTTCACCATGGCCAGGGTACTCAGCAGATGTTCTATGAGGATCCAAG GGTCTTATACTTCTCCATCCATCGCTATGAAAATGGCACCTTCTGGCCAGAGCTTCGGGAAAGTGACTACGACAATGTTGGAGCTGGCCGAGGTCGGGGTTTCAACTTCAATGTACCTCTAAACAAGACTCAGATGAAAAATGAGGATTATTTAGCAGTGCTTCATCAAGTTCTCCTTCCTGTGGCATATGAG TTTGATCCTGAGTTGGTTCTTGTTTCCTCTGGTTATGATGCTGCAGTAGGTGATGAGAAG GGAGAAATGGAGATCACCCCTGCCTTTTATGCTCACCTCACCTCTAGTCTCATGGCACTGGCAAATGGACGTGTAGCTGTTATCTTTGAG GGTGGCTACTGTCTTGAGTCGCTAGCAGAAGGAGCTGCTCTGACACTTAGTGCCCTTCTGGGAGACCCTTGCCCAAAGCTTCTGGATCCCATTTTGAAACCCTCACTAAG CATGTGTGAGTCTCTGCTCAACCTTATCTATGTCCAGAGGCCATACTGGAAATGTTTCCAGTACCAAGGGTCCTTCTCTGTCCACGAAAAGACTAATGGGGACACAGGAGAGCGCcacatccccaccctctcctaccTCGGCAATGCAACAAAGCCCCTTCAGTACGAAACCAGGAACTGCTATCCAGTCCAGTCTGAGGAGGTCAAGGAAAAGATCAGACTCCAGTTGGCCAGGCTGAAGCAAG ACAAACCTCCTCAGATGTTTGAGAATAATAGACTCTGCTTGGTGTATGACGAGGCCATGAGTAATCACCATAGTTTATCAGAAAA AGAGCATCCAGAAAGaccagaaagaacagagagaatatGGAAATCTCTGAAACAGTTTGGCATCATAGAAAGAGCAACTATCTTGCAG TCacgatatgctacacagcaagaGCTAGAGCTCATTCACACACAGGAGCATGTAAACCTAATGACAAGCACAAGTGCGCTTAGTGAAAAGGAGCTGTTGAATATGCAGGATAACTACAAGTCAATATACCTTCATCCCAAGAGCAATGAAGCTGCTCTTCTGGCCGCTGGGAGCCTCTTGCAG GTTATAGATGATGTTTGTAATAACAAAAGCTTAAGTGGAATAGGAGTAATTCGTCCTCCAGGCCACCATGCAGAGCAGGATCATCCACATGGCTTCTGTTTGTATAACAATGTGGCCATTGCTGCTAAGTATGCCATTACCCACCATGGTTGTGAAAG AGTGCTGATCCTTGACTGGGATGTTCACCATGGTAATGGTGTCCAGCATGCATTCGTGGCTGACCCAAAGGTCCTCTACATTTCCATCCACCGCTACGACCAtggcctcttcttcccttcttctgaaGATGCCAATTATGACCAGGTTGGCTCCGGAGAGGGCGAGGGCTACACAGTCAATATTCCATGGAATAAG AGTGGTATGGGAGACGCAGAGTACATGTCAGCAATGTTGCAGGTGGTAATGCCGATAGCATACCAGTATGACCCACAGTTAGTGCTTGTGTCAGCTGGGTTCGATGCAGCTCGTGGTGACCCTCTTGGAG GTTGCCGTGTCACACCAGAATGCTATGGCCACATGACCAGGCTCTTGTCAAGCTTAGCTGGGGGCCGCATGGTCCTGGCACTAGAAGGTGGCTACAACCTAAGCAGTATTAGTTACTGCATGACTATGTGTGCCAAGGCTCTTCTGGGCGATCCTCTACCCTCGCTTGAGTCAGGACTTGTGCCCAACAAGAATGCTGTGCAATCCATATCTGATACTATTAGAACCCATAAAAAGTACTGGACAGCTCTGTCCTTTCAG GTTGATCTTCCTGTTGAGGATGTTCTGTGCCAAGGATTTGGAGGTGGGGCCCAACCTGTGGAGTCAGGTGCTTCTGGTTCTGAAGTCTCTTCAACTAATGTGTCTCCTGTCTCCACTCCGTCCACTGCATCCCCTCCTTATGTCTCTGCTCCATCTTCTCCTGATAAGACTTGGAAGAATGGAAATTGTATGGAGAATGGAGCATCTCCACAATTGGAATGCAGCTCTGAAAGGACCAAGTTTGATTCAGATAAAATGAACATAGATGTTACACCAATCCCTGAATTGCAGAGATCTGTGAGAAGTAGAGTGAAGAGTGAAAAAGCTGCTTCAGCTTCCGTTGCAGAACAAAGAGATGTAAAAGCCGGAGGAATGCAGAAGCAGTTTGGTTCAGAGGGAAGTTCAAGGATGAGCCGAAGAAAAGTTGGGGATCAAGGTGGCTCAGGGGAGAATGCTAACCACACATCGACACCCATCCGGCCAAGTAGACCAGTAAAAAATGTAGGCCTTATGCTCAGAGCTGCTGCATCGTGTGCCGGAATTGTGAAAGGAGCAACAGCTATTGTCTCCAATGAAAATACCTGTGATGCTTGTTATAAAGCAACCACACTAGATTCTGGAAGCATTAATGGGATCCTAAAACAATGCAAAGAATTGAAACTTTTGCATGCATGTACAATAATAGAGCCAAGACCAGCTTCTGAGGAGGAAATTTTGTCAGTCCACACCAGAGAAACACTGGAAGGTCATGTGCAGAAAGGGACATGTAGCAAAAGCCCCTGTTCGGGTGACCCTGCATTGTCTGCAGCTGGGAGCTTTGTAGAGTTGATTAGTGAAGTGGTACAGGGAAATGTGCTCAATGGTTTAGCTCTTGTACAGGTATCTGATCATACCAGTTCAGGTAATCAGAAAATTAGcaataactatattgataatttAGCAGTTGGAACTCAATATGCTTTAGATACTATTGGGCTACAAAGGGTGCTTATTGTTAACTGGAATGCTCAGAATGGTTATAATACTCAAAATCTTTTTTACAGTGATCCAAGAGTCTTAATGTTTTCTGTCAATCTCACTGATGATCAGAGTGCAACCAAAGGGTCAGTTGACAGACGAGGAGAGAACAAGGGCCTTGGTTATACTTTTGATTTAAGCCTTAACAGAGATTCTCAGAGTAAGAATTTCACCCAAGGAGATTATCTCACAATACTCCACCAGGTCATCTTGCCCGTGGCCTATGAATTTTGCCCAGAGCTGGTTCTCTTAGCAATTGGTAATGACTTAGTGCACCAGTCCCCAGCAGTGTCTCCactcatttattcacatataacTCAAATGTTAATGCCTTTAGCACAAGGCCATTTAGCTGTGATGTTAGAGGTTGGAAATGCCAAGGAAATAACCAAAGATATTGCCACTGCCACATTGTCAGCACTGCTAGACAAAGCAGTAGAACTTTTGCCAGTAATTTATGAAAACACATCAGAAGTACAAGATTCAGTTGTTAATATGATAAATGTACAAGCAGCAACCTGGAAGAGTTTAAAACAACATGCTCAGAACTCCTGTATTAATACAAAGAAACAGGCAAATGCATCTTCAACATTATTGTGTGATGAACAGCAAATTATTGCTAAAGCATTTG AAGGTTGTGCAACTATCCCCACACATACACTTTGCCTTGCCTATGATGAGGGAATGATGGAACACTTCAGTTATGATGATGAGACTCACCCTGAAAGGCCAGAGAGAATTAGTTGCATCTTCCAGCGGCTGCAAGAATTTGGCATTGTTGGCCGCTGCCACCAAGTAAAG ACAAGGTTAGCATCAGCAGCAGAGTTAGAAACTGTCCACAGCCCTAAGCACATAAAGTTTATGTCAAGTTTACACAGTAAGAAGCCAAAAGAGTTGCAAGGAATGCAGAACAGCTTTGAATCCATCTTCTTCCATCGTCAGTCTAATAATGCTGCTCTTTTGGCTTCTGGCTCTCTCCTGGAA GTAGTTAACAGTGTTCTAAGAGGTGAAAGTCGCCGTGGACTAGCAGTTATACGGCCTCCTGGTCACCATGCTGAGAAGAATGTACCATGTGGTTTCTGCATATACAACAATGTAGCAGTGGCTGCCAAACATGCCATTGGAGCTCATGGTTTGAGTCG AGTATTGATCGTGGACTGGGATGTGCATCACGGCAACGGGATACAGCACATGTTTGAAGATGACCCACAGGTCCTCTATGTTTCCATCCACCGTTATGATAATGGCATGTTCTTCCCAGGCAGTCCTGATGCCAACTACAATAGGGCAGGCaccaagaaaggaaaaggatataATGTTAATATCCCATGGAATAAG GGTGGTATGGGTGATGGAGACTACATGGCAGCCATGGCAGAAGTAATCCTACCAATTGCATACCAGTTTAACCCTGAGCTGGTATTAGTTTCTGCCGGTTTTGATGCAGCCGTTGGAGACCCATTAGGAG GCTGCAGAGTTTCCCCTGAATGCTATGGCCATATGACAAAACTGTTGTCATGCCTTGCTGGTGGTCGAGTTATTATTGCTCTAGAAGGTGGATACAACTTGAACTCGATCAGTTACTGTATGACCATGTGTGCAAAGGCTCTTTTAGGGgatcctctcatccctctcagtCAGGGCCTTGCAGCATGTCCAAGTGCCTGTGAGACTTTGAGCAATGTCGTGTCTGTACATCAGAAGTTCTGGTCAGCATTAGACTTGAAG AGTAAAGGAATGTCACCTAGCAGTCGGAAATCTAAAAAGACCACAAAACAATCTCCATCTGTCGATCTTGTTCATAGAAGTCCTGAGACCCCAGATGGGAAAACTg GTCTTGATGAATTAACAAGCACCCTCAGCCAAATGAGTCTGggcaaagaagggaaaggagccaAATCTATGGAAGTTGTTGAtgtgaagatggaagaggaggatggagctGTAGGAGGCACTTGTGCCACATCAGACGAAGGCCTTAACACTTTTTTACTCACAGAACTTTCAGGAGCAGAG TCTATGTATGCAGTTGTTCCTTTGCAATGGTGTCCTCACTTGGAGTCAGTGAACCCTGTGCCAAACAATAGCTTGGATGCCTTCAGTCCATGTGAAGAGTGCAAAGACTTGGCAGAAAATTGGGTTTGTCTCACCTGCTACAAG GTTATGTGTGGACGATTTGTAAATGAGCATATGCTGATGCATGGTGTAACACAAGAACATTACATGGTGCTAAGTTATGCTGACTTGTCTGTTTGGTGCTATTCATGTGACTCCTATATACATCATGAG ATCTTACAGGAAGCAAAACGGGCAGCTCACATTAGCAAATTTGGAGAGGATATCCCAGGCTCATAG